The genomic region aaactacAGCGCCAAATTTTTAAGTATTTCGAAACCAGTTTCAGTAACAATCGTATTCGCTGGCTAGTTACTGTCAATCAGTGGAATAGACTGAAACTGGCAGAATTTGCATAAGAAGCAAGACAATCCTTTCATAGTGACACTGCTCAGTAGCACTACTAGTGGTCAAATACATCACAGGGTTCCTTTAAAACAGTAGAGTTCTCTGTGCCATTAAATGAAATTCACCTTTCCTGATATAATCTAATAATCTCCAATAACAATACCCAAAGTCAATAGAAGTAATACGAATAAGGTCTTGATAAAAATCCTGAAAGGTCAGTTCAAATTCTGAATTGCCTTTAATCCTCTTTTCTGTAAAGCGGGAGGGGTTTACGTAACCTTGGTAAAAATACTTTCTGAGGTCTCAGAAaccttaatttgatttagattgaAAGAGCCTTTGTGTAACACACCTTTGCTGAGCTGGTtgtcctgtaggctgtgagagTCCAGAAACACCCCGCTGTCACTTTGGAGCTTTTCCCCCTCTGGAGATGATCCCAGCTCAGCCGCACGGGCCTTAGAGAGAGCCTTCTTCTGTTTACACGATCTCCAGCTGAGGAGACCACAGGAGAACAGTGTCAGTTACGCTATTTGTCTTCCCAGGGCCAATCTTAACATCATTATTACATCTATTTAAGGGCTAGCACCCAACCCCCGGGGAGTACTCACCATTTATAAGCCACGTAAATGATCAGACCCAGCACCACGGCAGCCAGGACAGACACGTAAGCCACAATGTTGTCCTGTGGAGTAAACTTCGGTGTTCCCGGAGAAGGACTGGCCCCCTGTCCctctgtcacctcctcttctgGAGCTTCCCGGGTCCCGTCAGCCTCAGCGGGTCGGGATAAAATGTGCAGCTTCTTATCTATTAAGAATGAAGAAGAGAGACGTGTCAGCAGGTACAGTATCATTGCATGTGCACGAATACACATCAGAAACACATTTGTGCGGCGTAAATTAGTGCCAGAAATAAATAGACGGAGGCCCGTGTGCTGGAGGTAATGATAGCCTCAGTCAAAACGCTCCCCTGTGGTTTTGAAACCGTTTCCAGCCTCGTCTTCCCTCCCGCGGTCGGCCTTTTTTGGGATCAAACACTACAAGGTACAGTACTGATCTCCCAGGGTTCAAAGGGTCATGACATGTGCACCGAGAGCGTGTGCGTATGACCTTACTCCTGGAGAGTGAATGTAGCCTTTTGGGAACAGGCGGTCGAGTGGTCAGGGTCAGTAGCCTCCCTGGTGCTTCAGGTTCTCGGGGTCAGTAAACCTACAGACCCGTCAAGCTCCTACCAAGTGGACTACGGCACATAAgtgcttctttttctcctgcGCTCATGTTTCCAGGCTTAAAGTGTTCCAGAGTGTCCGGACGAGGTGTGGATGCAGGTGCTAACCACATGTCCTCGTGGGCTCACAGGCACTCCCCCTCCCtgcccccccatccccctcccCTTGAGCTCattcttttatctttttatctttcACTTTTACTGCCTTGTCCTCCTTTAGATCTTTAAACGCTGGCGGCGGCGCTATTCTATATTTTTTCCCGTTGACGGCAAATCCCATTAAAACTCCCAGATCATCATTCTTCCAGGGCTCTCTGATTTACCTGCCCTCTCTGTGGCACTCAACCCCAAATCATTGGAAATATATCACGTTTACGGCTAAAAGTTAAGCAGTTAATGTTTTATTAgtttcaccaaggaggttatgtttttacccctgtccgtttgttggttggttggtttttaaAGTAAGATTACACAAATCTACAggacagattaccacaaaacgtggtggaaggatgtggaatgGGTCAAGAAAGAAACCGTtaaattttggtgtggatctggatctgcGGGACATTacaggattttttctttttcagtttctttacgATTGTGAGATAGGATGTTTTTCAACAAATCTGGCATGTTTTGGGGAGTTATCTATGACTGTGTGCAATCTGGTGCAGTTCCACATAAAGATCCGGGTCTAGTATATTTAAACGTGGTTTCATAAGAAGACTGAGGAGTCGGTCGGTTTGCACTCAACGAGAATGTTTTTTGAAAAAGCAAAGCACTATTTTAATTTGAACTTTATTTCAAAACGTTTGATTAAATTATGTATTTGTACTGTGTGTAGGACTTTGTGTCGTGCCCTTGTTCATCACAATAAAGGAGCATGTCACCCAGAGCAGTGGTAATACTCGGTAGCATCACTTCATTTTGCTTTTGGTCTGATCCACATTGTCTCACTCTCACCCCCCCTTCGCAACTCACCCATGCAGAGTGTGTCAGAGTTGGGCATACAGGATCGGATCTCCACCTCGCTGTCAGAGCACTGGGTGCAGGCCTGGCAGGGTTTGGTGCTGATGCGCTCCTCAGAAAACGTCCCTGTGCCACACACCTGGCACACATTGTCTCCCTGAAGGCCACACTGCCGGACGGCCCCCTCGCCTCGGGTGCATTTGGAGCAGGGCGCGCACAGGCTGCGCTCTCTCAGAAAGAAGTAGCCACTGTCACATTCACATTGCGCGTCTTGGACGGCAGAGCAAGAGGCCACCGTGGGGACGCTGCGTGGACACTTGCTGCAGGGAAGGCAGCGGCCGAGGCCTTCGGAGGAGGAAAACGTCCCTGGGAAACAAATTACAGAATCAGCCAGTGTCTCTGAGCAGACATAGTGCTGAGTACATTTTTCCAGCCGTTTGGACAGATGACAGTGATAACGAAAGGGCAGGTGAAACACATAGATATTGGTGCTGTAACATTAGATCATAATTGCTCACCTTTCGGGCACGGTGCGCACTTGGTATCCTCTTTCCCACATTGTGTCTCCACCTCGAAGCCGGCGGGACACAGGCTGCAGCACTGCCCCGACTCAGCAAACTGGTTACTGGCACAGGCATCTCCCAGGCCGACCTGCAGTGAAGAAATGACATtgtgagaaatgtgttttatttcagaGAACAAAAGACACACGCTATCATGTGTTCTGGATCCCCGCTCTTCCCACAGCAGTTACATGATTGATATTCAACTATTCAGGCAGCAGTTAACAAAAAGAGACGACAAGAGAGGAGGTTTTTCTGGCTCCCACCATGTGTGGGAAGGAGATCGCACACGTCCCACTCCTGTGCAAATAAAGACGCAGGGAACTGGGTGAACTGTTTTTTTAAGAATCCTTCTATCTGCCTCAGTTTTCACCCTTTAAAGTGCTCCGAGTGCTTATCTGCAAGTGGGTAATGGAGAGCCCAGCTTGAGTTGGGACATGAGGGATAGATCAGACATTCCTAACGGCTTGTGCAGCGGGGCTGGTGCCTGACAGGAGGGGCTGGCTTTAATCAGATAGCTTTAGACCAGTGGAAAGAATAAGACAAAACGGGGTGAAGGAAAACACACGGGCAAGGAGGAAGGAAGAAGTAAAAAGAGCATCCGCCCTCCCACTCATTCCGAGTCAGTGTGAATGGGGcaatgtaactgtgtgtgtgtgtgtgtgtgtgtgtgtgtgtgaatacggCGTATATGTGTTTACTTCACGacaactgaaaagaaaaaaaagggggggggggggggtatataaAGGAGACAGTTCCAGCCCCAGGCGAGGGTGTCAGTTAACCAAGGCTGCCCAGCATGTGAGTGTCTGTTtgggtgagagagggggggggggggcctttgaAGTCGCCAAGCCCTACAGGTGTGTCTATGAAGGTCAGTATTTCATGaaacctcccccccccgcctccttctGCAGGCTCTGAACAACGGCATCTTAAACATGCACACGTTTGAGGGAGATTGGCCCTCTCTGCCCCGGGGGCTGACAAGAGCAAACAGATGTCCTGACAACTAACCTCCTGCAAAGGGGAGAAGTAACAGCTAAACAACCCACTGGTGTCTCGGAATCAGCCAAGGAACACCGTGaaccccccaacacacacagacagtggcaTGGTCCCAGTCGTGAAACACTGAAATGATCCATGCTGAtacgacggggggggggggacaagctTCAAAACGTGGCTCGCCTCGTTCCAAAAACACCACCCAGTTCACTGTCGAGCAGCCTGATGATTTCTGAACGCCTGTCACAGAGCCCAGATCAGAGGGTATTAGCGTTTGTCGGGGGTGGCAGGGTCCGGCAGGCAGGAAGTGGCTGGATGTCTGGAGTTGGCAGACTGGGACCCAGCATGGATCATTACAACCTGGGGCAGAGAGGCATTGTGGTAACTCTGATCTGCCAACACCAGCTCAGCTCTCAATCTACACTTGGATAAATATTTGGCGACAGCGGCTCTGCTTTATTTTCACCTCCACCTTGGACTCCAGTGGGTTTACTGGTGCAGCTGTGTGTAAGCCTGCCTGCAGGGCTCGGAGCTCTGCAGCTCAGAGTGGGAGCTCATGGTTTGGCACTTTACCCGCTGCCCAGCGCACGGTGAGATGTTTAGTCAGTGCCCACTGGAGAACGAGAGGAAACAGGGATCTAGTCAGTGGGGGAATGACTGAGGCCTTATCTGCTGTATACATTGAAATAGCACGTTGTATATGGGTGCCACTATGTGTTTATCAGCATGATGgatatttattcaaatatttagATTCATCTTTAATCAAAGTGATAGTCACAATAAAAGGGTTTATTTCTCACTATGAGAAATAAACCCTTTTTCATTTCATGCAAAGGAAACAGTATCAACGCAACAAATTCCCTCAGGTTGGATTTAACATTGAACTTAACAATACACTCACTTTCTATCTGTGCATGTTACTTGAACATCTTATACGTGTGATCCTGTTTATACTGTACACATTCTGTTTACAGTCTATATAATATAGTGACATTATATAATGATTACTTATGTAATACTATTATTACTATTGCTTCTTACtaatgtttcttattttttaaatcccccTTATTGCTGTAATATGGCAAATTTCTCAGTGGTAGGACAGATAAAATGTATCTGATCTGATCTTATCTTACGTATGTGTATTTTAAAGAAAGGTAGCTAGCAAGGTGTTTATGTATCTACAAGTTTCCACATGTTTTTTTGCCAGAGCACCACTTAATATTAAATCActgacatttctttgtttttcagtttttttaacacCAAAAGGTCAAATCTACAAATTTGACTTTATCAATTTAACATCCATGGCCCCTAAAATAGAAATTCATTATTACTTTTAAATTGGTTTAGTATCATCTTGAACACTGTGAGGCCTCTTTTATTACATTTGATGCGGGTGCCTACGATCtgacactttttattttcaagcTAGAATCAATTATCTGCACAAACTCCAGATAGCATTCAGATGCATCAGACCTCTGTCCCCCCCGGGGGCATAAAGTCTGAAGAGCAGGAGGCTGCAGTTGCTTTGAGATCTGAAGAGATTCCCCAGTGAGAACAGACGGACCACCGAGGAGCACTGCTTTCAATGGGGCTCTCAACTCCACGGCTGCCTGAGTCACTCAGTCATCGCGtatctcacacagacacacactcacacacactcgcaaaactcacacacatttcAGCCTTCTCCATGCCTGAGACATTTCCTGTGCCCTTCTGAAGTGAGACCACATTTGAAGCGCCTCGGCCGGAGTTTCCAGAGTTAATCTAATCTGCGTGAAAATAAACGCACAAAAGGAAGCTctctctcccagtgtctctgtgacgACACCGACCCGTGAGGCTTCACAATGTGACTGGGACAGCAGCAGACAGGGGCCCTTCAGCAGACAAGGCCCGAGATGTGGGGAAAGTTGCGTGGATTGCATCTGCACTGATCACTGTCATTAGGACACAGGAGGGATAAGAGAAAAATCAAAGGGcctgtgtttctcttttttcttttctctttcaagcAGAAAGCTCAACCAGCACTATAATCCTGAATCCTAAATCGTCCCTAAACAGCGACTTCTTTAAATCTACCGATGTTTAACTTTAACTAAAGAGCTGAGATTTCATAAAATGACTTTTAAATCTGCCCTCTAGAGTAAAGAAAGCTGCTTAACTGCTGTATGGAAATCCAAATGACTGTGGTAACAAACTAAACCATTGCCTCGCCACTGTCACCCCCAACccccttctcacacacacacacacacacacacaccacaaactgGAAGAAAATGATGATAATTGCTTTGCTCCGGATATCCAGACCCCAGCAACACTGCGAGCTATAAGGCCACTTTTTCACATGAAGCTGCCGTATAAGCAACTAATGTGACAACTCTGGAGGCAATACCACCCTTAGGAGCATATTAACCAGTAAAACCATTAGGTGAGTGCTCAGATACTGTAACACTCAGTCTACATCTGCTCTAAATCCTCTAGAGAGGAATGAGGAGGAACCATTTGACAGCAGAAATGAACTTTTCTGAGGGAAAAAGGAACATTTTCTGCTGAAAATCAGATAAGAACCAGCATGTTAGGTTTTCCCATGCATATCTTTTTGTCTTAGTGGGCCTTCTTTGATCTAACAAAAGTGCTCTGAGAGTGATGAGCGTGTCCGGACAGGTCTACAAGCCCCAATGGGATTTTTGAGGCTGATGAGTGTCAAATTATTGTCTGCAACTGTGAAGTCAAGGGGGCTTTCTTCTCCACTGATCCTGCCCTAATGATACGCTATCAAACACCAGAAGTATCATTTCTCCGTAATAAAACACTTATCACACCGGGCTGGTTGCTTAATGGTAAAAGTGTGCGCTCCTTGGTGTTTTAATTCTTGTCTTGATGTTCCAAGATGTCTGGCTCACTCTGGCTGTGGCGTCTGCTGAATGGAAGTATGTCATGTGagtaggggggg from Pleuronectes platessa chromosome 10, fPlePla1.1, whole genome shotgun sequence harbors:
- the nradd gene encoding tumor necrosis factor receptor superfamily member 16 isoform X2, translating into MRLFAVCALLLFKVGLGDACASNQFAESGQCCSLCPAGFEVETQCGKEDTKCAPCPKGTFSSSEGLGRCLPCSKCPRSVPTVASCSAVQDAQCECDSGYFFLRERSLCAPCSKCTRGEGAVRQCGLQGDNVCQVCGTGTFSEERISTKPCQACTQCSDSEVEIRSCMPNSDTLCMDKKLHILSRPAEADGTREAPEEEVTEGQGASPSPGTPKFTPQDNIVAYVSVLAAVVLGLIIYVAYKCWRSCKQKKALSKARAAELGSSPEGEKLQSDSGVFLDSHSLQDNQLSKGTKIDGKQDTRLYNNLPPSRQEEVERLLQEGGGRGWRQLGAALGYEPEQLDLFGRGEAPAHTLLSNWAQKEGSTLGLLCSALVRIERPDVVTGLTCPAQGVSVV
- the nradd gene encoding tumor necrosis factor receptor superfamily member 16 isoform X1 — encoded protein: MRLFAVCALLLFKVGLGDACASNQFAESGQCCSLCPAGFEVETQCGKEDTKCAPCPKGTFSSSEGLGRCLPCSKCPRSVPTVASCSAVQDAQCECDSGYFFLRERSLCAPCSKCTRGEGAVRQCGLQGDNVCQVCGTGTFSEERISTKPCQACTQCSDSEVEIRSCMPNSDTLCMDKKLHILSRPAEADGTREAPEEEVTEGQGASPSPGTPKFTPQDNIVAYVSVLAAVVLGLIIYVAYKCWRSCKQKKALSKARAAELGSSPEGEKLQSDSGVFLDSHSLQDNQLSKAGTKIDGKQDTRLYNNLPPSRQEEVERLLQEGGGRGWRQLGAALGYEPEQLDLFGRGEAPAHTLLSNWAQKEGSTLGLLCSALVRIERPDVVTGLTCPAQGVSVV